The DNA segment TCACTTCTAAACGAATAAGTTCCAGAAGTACTTCCATATGTATAGCCAATTTTTCGTCTATTTAGTGGAATTTTCACACTTTCCTCACATTTTGTAGCATTTATTAATGTATAATGTTATATGGTAAATGTAAATTGTATCATTTTTAAATGAACCGTAAATTAACAAATTCCATAAAATTGAATTAAATTGTAGCAGGATTAAATAAAAATGTCACCTTGTGGTAATCTTTTAAGTACACACAAAGAGTGCCGTTGCAGTGATGTGGAAGTCAATCGATATAAAGGCAGACTCTCTGAGCCCTTTTTAGATAGAATTGATTTATATGTGACCATGACAGATGTCAATAAAAATGATCGCTCAGATGTGAGTTCTTTAGAGTTTCATGAACAAGTGCTCAAAGCATTTAAGATGCAAAAACAAAGAGCTCAAGAGAGTCTTAATGGGAAACTTGAAGATGAGATACTCAATCGTTACTGTATCTTAAATGAGGAATCACAGATGGTTTTAGATAAGGCCATTGTGAATTTAAATCTCTCTTTTCGAAGTATCAACAAGGTTAAAAAAGTGGCACGTACCATTGCTGATTTAGAGCAGAGTGAAACAATACAACGCATACACTTAATGGAAGCATTGAGTTACAGAAAGCGTGCTTAAGGAGTTTTTATGATCAATACCATTATGAAAGATACCCTCAAACTGATTTTTGAAAAGTGGGTGATTTTGATAAAAGTTCTATTTCCCTATATGGTTATTTTGATGGTTACAGATGCTTTTATGCAAGAAAGCACGGCTCGAGTGATACTTGGCAAGACGCAAGAGGGGGATATCTATACGGTTGCAGTGGGTGTGCTTATGAGTGCATTGATGTCACTTTTGATTGCGGTAAAAACACACCGTATACTTTTACTGCCTTCCTTTGAAATCTCAGCATTGGAGTTTTTATGTTTTGGATATAAAGAAGTGAGATTTTTATGGATCAGTTTGATCTTGAGTGTGATGACGTTTGTTATTCCCGTGATGCTCTATTTTATTTTTAAACTTTTAGGTATTATTCCTATGATGGGTGTCTTCGTTGGAATTAGTGTGTCAAGTTTTATTGTTGCTCGACTTTCAATGGTGTTGCCCAGTTGTGCGATTGGTCAGCACATGAGTTTTAAAGATTCATGGCATTTAACACAAAAGTACAAATGGTTAAGTTATTTTATTATCATTCTTTATCCTATTTTAATCTCTGTGGTATTGAGCTTAGTATATGGGTTTGTTATTAATTTTTTAGCGGCACTCTTTTCCTTAGATTTAGCAGTGATGATGGTGGTGTTAAATGTGTGTATTACGGTACTTATTATCAGTGCCATTTCTGCCATGTATCGTTATATCTCTTGCAGTTGCGATGAGTTTAAATATGAAGTGGTATGTGTGGATGATGATAAAATCAAAGAGTAACTCTATTACATGCTTATTAGCCTTTTTTAGCTACAATGTGACCAATTAAAGAAGGAGAGCTGTATGAGATACGTTCTTTTTATGGTAATGGGCTTTTTTCTAACTGCTTGCAGCAATAATATCGCCGTTGTTGGCATAAACGATGGTGAAACGCTGGTCAATGAAAAGGGTAAACCTTTATTAAAAGCACAATATGAAACACTGTTTCGTTATGATAATGGCTATTATAAAAGTTATAAAAATGGTAAATACGGTATTATAAGCACTTCTGGTGATGAGATTGTACCTGCTATGTATGACAAAATTGGCATCATGCAGTACGATACTATTGTGGTTGAACAAGAAGGGAAATATGGTTTGTTAAACAGTCGGTTTAAACAGATAGTCAAACCGCAATATGAGAGTATAAAACCGATTGACAATGGATTGTTTGTAGTGGCTCAAAATGGAAAGTTTGGATGCATTGACAGAGATAATGATATAGAACAAGCACTTAAATATGATATGGTCTATCCTTTTTTTGAAGGGCTTGCACGTGTGCAAGTGGATG comes from the Candidatus Marinarcus aquaticus genome and includes:
- a CDS encoding WG repeat-containing protein; the encoded protein is MRYVLFMVMGFFLTACSNNIAVVGINDGETLVNEKGKPLLKAQYETLFRYDNGYYKSYKNGKYGIISTSGDEIVPAMYDKIGIMQYDTIVVEQEGKYGLLNSRFKQIVKPQYESIKPIDNGLFVVAQNGKFGCIDRDNDIEQALKYDMVYPFFEGLARVQVDEKFGFINDECEEVTKAVYDFASDFYNGFAQVQRNGKMSYVNSSGEEIAKLRFDGAQIFKGHN
- a CDS encoding ATP-binding protein, with translation MSPCGNLLSTHKECRCSDVEVNRYKGRLSEPFLDRIDLYVTMTDVNKNDRSDVSSLEFHEQVLKAFKMQKQRAQESLNGKLEDEILNRYCILNEESQMVLDKAIVNLNLSFRSINKVKKVARTIADLEQSETIQRIHLMEALSYRKRA